A genomic window from Prunus persica cultivar Lovell chromosome G2, Prunus_persica_NCBIv2, whole genome shotgun sequence includes:
- the LOC18785357 gene encoding aspartic proteinase PCS1 has protein sequence MPIVLPLLLLLCFFTHCTLCFSASKPRTLILPLKTETLPHGFAPHSTNKLSFHHNVTLTIQLSVGSPPQNVTMVLDTGSELSWLHCKKAPNLNSVFNPLASKSYSTIPCSSPVCRTRTRDFSIPVSCDPKKLCHATLSYADASSIEGNLASETFVLGLSTQPGTIFGCMDSGFSSNSEEDAKTTGLMGMNRGSLSFVTQMGFPKFSYCISGRDSSGILLFGEAKFAWLRPLNYTPLVQISTPLPYFDRVAYTVQLEGIRVSGKVLPLPKSVFVPDHTGAGQTMVDSGTQFTFLLGPVYTALKNEFIQQTKPVLRVLNDPNFVFQGAMDLCYQVPMNRPSLPQLPTVTLMFQGAEMSVSGERLLYRVPGMVRGSDSVYCFTFGNSDLLGIEAFVIGHHHQQNVWMEFDLEKSRVGVAEVRCDLASQRLGLGV, from the coding sequence atgcccattgttcttcctcttcttcttcttctctgcttcTTCACCCACTGCACACTCTGTTTCTCTGCTTCAAAACCACGAACACTCATTCTACCTCTCAAAACAGAGACACTTCCACATGGGTTTGCCCCACATTCAACAAACAAGCTCTCTTTCCACCACAACGTCACCTTAACAATCCAACTTTCCGTGGGTTCGCCCCCACAGAACGTTACCATGGTCCTTGACACAGGCAGTGAGCTCTCTTGGCTCCACTGCAAGAAAGCCCCAAACTTGAACTCTGTTTTCAACCCACTCGCCTCTAAATCTTATTCTACCATACCTTGCTCTTCGCCCGTTTGCCGGACCCGAACCCGAGACTTCTCCATACCCGTTTCCTGCGACCCCAAAAAGCTCTGCCACGCCACTCTCTCCTACGCCGACGCTTCTTCCATTGAAGGCAACCTCGCATCCGAAACTTTCGTTCTCGGGTTGTCCACACAACCCGGTACGATATTCGGGTGCATGGATTCCGGGTTCAGTTCCAACTCGGAGGAAGACGCCAAGACCACCGGGTTAATGGGTATGAACCGCGGGTCGTTATCCTTCGTTACCCAAATGGGGTTCCCGAAATTTTCGTACTGCATATCGGGTCGTGACTCGTCCGGTATTCTACTTTTCGGGGAAGCGAAATTCGCTTGGCTGCGTCCCTTGAACTACACCCCTTTGGTCCAAATATCCACCCCATTGCCGTACTTCGACCGAGTCGCTTACACCGTCCAGCTCGAGGGGATCAGAGTTTCGGGCAAAGTGTTACCGCTCCCGAAATCGGTTTTCGTACCGGACCATACCGGGGCTGGTCAGACAATGGTCGACTCGGGAACCCAGTTCACGTTCCTACTCGGTCCGGTTTACACCGCGCTAAAAAACGAGTTCATTCAGCAAACCAAACCGGTTTTGAGAGTTTTGAACGATCCGAATTTCGTTTTCCAAGGAGCCATGGATTTGTGCTACCAAGTCCCGATGAACCGGCCGAGTCTGCCCCAGCTGCCAACGGTGACCTTAATGTTTCAGGGGGCCGAGATGAGCGTATCGGGCGAGAGGCTGTTGTATCGCGTACCGGGAATGGTGAGGGGTAGTGATTCGGTGTACTGCTTCACATTCGGAAACTCTGACTTGCTAGGCATCGAGGCGTTCGTGATTGGACATCACCATCAGCAAAACGTGTGGATGGAGTTTGACTTGGAGAAGTCCAGAGTGGGAGTGGCTGAGGTTAGGTGTGATCTTGCAAGTCAAAGACTTGGGTTGGGGGTCTAG
- the LOC18784658 gene encoding probable E3 ubiquitin-protein ligase RHC2A: protein MSAATPSYWCYRCSRFVRVLNDVAVSSSVLCPDCGSGFVEDIDNPTRSDSRRVRRIPAAAMYMIGANNRSDSNPDHTAPSPSGPRRPRRNQGDRSPFNPVIVLRGPTSEGATSNEEGRGFELFYDDGVGSGLRPLPTSMSEFLLGSGFDRLLEQLSQIEINGIGRYEQRPASKSAVESMPTIELDESHIAAEHHCAVCKEAFEVGTEVREMPCKHIYHSDCILPWLSLRNSCPVCRHELPADSEAETGQEEDENAGLTIWRLPGGGFAVGRFSGGRRGVERELPVVYTEMDGGFNGAGAPRRISWSRNGGRGRQSGGLMRFLRGLFGCFGGVQSSAVSGSGSERRLGTPTPPRTTSRRRVRFMDLEQTTTSTPRRRRTWSMDVNSGIVRW, encoded by the coding sequence ATGTCCGCAGCGACGCCATCTTACTGGTGCTACAGATGTAGCCGCTTCGTCAGGGTTTTAAACGACGTCGCCGTCTCCTCCTCAGTGCTGTGCCCGGACTGCGGCAGTGGCTTCGTCGAGGATATCGACAACCCGACCCGCTCCGACTCGCGCCGCGTTAGGAGGATTCCAGCTGCTGCGATGTACATGATTGGAGCCAACAACCGTTCTGACTCCAATCCGGATCACACCGCTCCAAGCCCCTCGGGGCCCCGAAGACCTCGCCGGAACCAAGGCGACCGCTCGCCGTTCAACCCGGTCATCGTCCTTCGCGGGCCAACCTCCGAAGGTGCTACTTCGAACGAAGAAGGTCGCGGATTCGAGCTGTTCTACGATGACGGTGTTGGGTCGGGGCTCCGACCCTTACCTACAAGCATGTCCGAGTTTCTACTCGGGTCGGGTTTTGACCGCCTTCTCGAACAGCTGTCCCAGATCGAAATCAACGGAATCGGACGGTACGAGCAGAGACCCGCATCAAAATCTGCGGTGGAATCGATGCCGACGATCGAGCTCGACGAGTCTCACATAGCGGCGGAGCATCACTGCGCGGTGTGCAAAGAAGCGTTCGAAGTAGGAACCGAAGTTCGGGAAATGCCCTGCAAGCATATATACCACTCGGATTGTATACTCCCGTGGCTCTCCCTCCGAAACTCGTGTCCGGTATGCCGGCATGAACTGCCGGCCGATTCGGAGGCCGAGACGGGTCAGGAGGAGGACGAGAACGCGGGTCTTACGATCTGGAGGCTGCCCGGCGGCGGTTTCGCGGTGGGGAGATTCAGCGGCGGGAGAAGAGGCGTCGAGAGAGAGCTTCCGGTGGTGTACACGGAGATGGACGGCGGTTTTAACGGCGCAGGAGCTCCGAGGAGGATTTCGTGGTCGAGGAATGGAGGAAGAGGGAGACAGAGTGGTGGGTTGATGCGGTTTTTGCGGGGTTTGTTCGGTTGTTTTGGCGGGGTCCAGTCGTCGGCGGTTTCGGGTTCGGGTTCGGAGAGAAGGTTGGGGACGCCGACGCCGCCTCGAACGACGAGTCGTAGGAGGGTGAGGTTTATGGATTTGGAGCAGACGACGACGTCGACTCCGAGGCGGCGGAGGACTTGGTCGATGGATGTGAACAGTGGGATTGTTAGATGGTGA